TCGGTGCGTACCGCCCGTATCATTGAAGGGTTCGGCGTCAAATAGCGGGCGCCGAAGACTGGAGGCAATTCCATGCTGATCGCTCAGCGTCCCTCGTTGACCGAAGAGGTCGTCGACGAGTTCCGCTCCCGGTTCGTGATCGAGCCGCTGGAGCCGGGCTTCGGCTACACCCTCGGAAACTCCCTGCGTCGTACGCTCCTCTCCTCGATCCCCGGTGCGGCGGTCACGTCCATCCGGATCGACGGGGTCCTGCACGAGTTCACCACCGTGCCGGGCGTCAAGGAGGACGTCACCGACCTGATCCTCAACATCAAGCAGCTGGTCGTCTCCTCGGAGCACGACGAGCCGGTCGTGATGTACCTGCGCAAGCAGGGCCCGGGTCTGGTCACCGCCGCCGACATCGCGCCGCCGGCCGGTGTCGAGGTGCACAACCCCGACCTGGTCCTGGCCACGCTGAACGGCAAGGGCAAGCTGGAGATGGAGCTGACCGTCGAGCGCGGTCGCGGCTATGTCTCCGCCGTGCAGAACAAGCAGGTCGGCCAGGAGATCGGCCGGATCCCGGTCGACTCGATCTACTCGCCGGTGCTCAAGGTCACCTACAAGGTCGAGGCGACCCGTGTCGAGCAGCGCACCGACTTCGACAAGCTGATCGTCGACGTCGAGACCAAGCAGGCCATGCGGCCGCGTGACGCCATGGCGTCGGCCGGTAAGACCCTGGTCGAGCTGTTCGGCCTGGCCCGCGAGCTGAACGTGGACGCCGAGGGCATCGACATGGGCCCGTCCCCGACGGACGCCGCCCTCGCCGCCGACCTGGCGCTGCCGATCGAGGAGCTCGAGCTCACCGTTCGTTCGTACAACTGCCTCAAGCGCGAGGGCATCCACTCCGTGGGTGAGCTCGTGGCGCGGTCCGAGGCGGACCTGCTCGACATCCGGAACTTCGGCGCCAAGTCGATCGACGAGGTCAAGGCGAAGCTGGCCGGTATGGGCCTCGCGCTCAAGGACAGCCCGCCCGGATTCGACCCGACCGCCGCGGCGGACGCCTTCGGCGCCGACGACGACGCGGACGCCGGTTTCGTCGAGACCGAGCAGTACTAGAACCTGCTGGTCCGCTGTGGTTGAGGTCTTGTCCTCAATCGCCGGACGGGCTGGATTTTGTTCACTGACACCGGTACCTGATACGGCCGGTGCAGACACCTAGGAGATACACCAATGCCGAAGCCCACCAAGGGCGCCCGTCTGGGCGGCAGCGCTGCGCACGAGCGGCTCCTGCTGGCGAACCTCGCCACCGCGCTGTTCGAGCACGGCCGGATCACCACCACCGAGGCAAAGGCCCGCCGCCTGCGCCCGGTCGCGGAGAAGCTGGTCACCAAGGCGAAGAAGGGCGACCTTCACAACCGCCGTCTGGTGCTCCAGACCATCCGTGACAAGAGCGTCGTGCACACTCTCTTCACCGAGATCGGGCCGCGCTACGAGAACCGGCCGGGTGGCTACACCCGCATCACCAAGATCGGTAACCGTCGTGGCGACAACGCCCCGATGGCGGTCATCGAGCTGGTCGAGGCGCTGACCGTGCAGCAGGAGGCGGTCGGCGAGGCCGAGGCCGCCACCAAGCGGACCGCCAAGGACGCTGCCGGTGACCAGGCCGCCGCGGACCTCAAGAAGGAGACCCCGGCTGCCGAGGCCACCGAGGCTCCGGCCGAGGCCGAGGCCGAGGAGTCGAAGGACGCCTGAGGCGTCCCGACGGCTTTCGTCGTACGGACGGGCCCGCCCCCAGATCCTGGGAGCGGGCCCGTTCCGCATGGAGAGGAACGGTTGGGTGAGTGACGAGGCGGCGCCCGGTTTCGTACGGGTCCGGCTGGATCTGAGTTACGACGGCAAGGACTTCTCGGGCTGGGCCAAGCAGCGCGAGCGGCGCACCGTACAGGGCGAGCTGGAGAGCGCGCTGCGGACGGTGACGCGCTCCGCGGAGACCTTCGAGCTGACCGTCGCGGGCCGCACCGACGCGGGGGTCCACGCCCGCGGCCAGGTGGCGCACGTGGATCTGCCCGAGGCGCTGTGGGCCGAGCACCGGGACAAGCTGCTGCGGCGGCTGGCCGGCCGGCTGCCCCATGACGTACGGGTCTGGCGGGTCGCCGAGGCCCCGTCCGGGTTCAACGCCCGCTTCTCCGCGATCTGGCGGCGCTACGCCTACCGGGTCACCGACCACCCCGGCGGGGTCGATCCGCTGCTGCGCGGCCATGTGCTGTGGCACGACTGGCCGTTGGACGTGGACGCCATGAACGCGGCCTCGATACGGCTCCTGGGCGAGCACGACTTCGCCGCGTACTGCAAGAAGCGCGACGGCGCCACCACCATCCGCACCCTCCAGCGGCTGGACTGGGTGCGCGGGGCGGACGGCGTGATCACGGCCACGGTGCGGGCGGACGCCTTCTGCCACAACATGGTGCGCTCGCTGGTGGGCGCGCTGCTCTTCGTCGGCGACGGGCACCGTCCCCCGGACTGGCCCGCCAAGGTGCTCTCGGCCGGGCTGCGCGACTCCGCCGTCCATGTCGTACGCCCCCATGGCCTGACCCTGGAGGAGGTCGGCTACCCGGCCGACGACCAACTCGCGGCCCGTAACCGCGAGTCCCGCAACAAGCGCTCCCTGCCCGGCGCGACGGCGATCGGTTCCGGCTGCTGCTGAGGTGTGGGGTGGGTGTGGGCGGGCGATCACGGGGTACTCGCTACGCGCATCGTGTGCGGATGGCGGGACGAGAACAGGTCACGGCGGGGCGGTGATCGGCATGATGCGGCTTCCGGGGCCCCCGGAAGATCGATAAAATTTGCCAACCGACAACGGTCGCCGACCGCGAAGGGAACCGCGTGACTACCAGCGAGGCCGCTGTGCGAGAGCGCCTGACCAGGGCGCTCCATGAACGCGGCGAGGAGATCGCCGATCGCTGGGTCGAGCTGCAGATGGAGCAGGCCCTGCTCGACACCGACATCGGGGAGGCCGAACTCCGCGAGGAGGCCGACGCCTTGATCGAGGCGCTGGTCCCGGGGCTCCAGAGCGGTGTGCCGGTGGACCGCGTGGTGACCTCCAGCCCGGGGCTGCACGAGGCCGTGGTCGGGCTTTCGATGCGCCGGGCGCGGGCCGGTGCCACCCCGACGGCGACCGCGCTCGCGGTGCTGGCGCTCAAGGAGGCGCTGCTGAAGGCGGTGCAGCGGGACACCCGGGATGCCGAGGAGCTGTTCGCCTCGGCCGTCTTCATGAACCGGCTGCTCGATGTGGCGGGGGCGCTGTCCTTCGAGACGTATGTGGAGGGCCGGGAGGAGATCATCCGCCGGCAGAGCCAGCAGCTGATGGAGCAGTCGACGCCGGTGGTGCGGCTGTGGCGGCAGGTGCTGGCCGTGCCGCTGATCGGCACGCTGGACACCGCCCGGACCCAGGTGGTGATGGAGAATCTGCTCCAGGCCATCCAGGACCATGAGGCGCTGGTCGCGATCATCGACATCACGGGTGTGCCGACGGTGGACACCGCCGTCGCCCAGCATCTGATGCAGACCGTGAACGCGGTGCGGCTGATGGGCGCGGACTGTGTGATCAGCGGGGTGCGCCCCTCGATCGCCCAGACCATCGCCCAGCTCGGCATCGATCTGTCCACCATCCTCACGCGGGCGACGCTGGCCGACGCGCTGGCCGCCGCGATCAAGCTGATCGACGGGCCGGGGCCCGACGGTGATGAAGGAGACGGTCGATGACCGGTCATCGCTCGCCCGGCGTTCCGATTCTGCGACTGGGCGACGTCCTGGTCACCGGCCTGCTCAATGAGCTCGACGACCGGACCGCCATCGCCTTCACCGAGGAGCTGACCGAGCGGATCTCGGCCGAGGGCGCCCGCGGGGTGCTCATCGACATCTCCCGGCTGGAGGTCATCGACTCCTTCGTGGCCCGGACGCTGATGGAGCTGACCACGGTGGCCCGGCTGCTGGGGGCGCGGGTGATCGTGGCCGGGATGCGACCGCCGGTGGCGATCACCCTGGTGGAGCTGGGGATCGAGCTCGTCGGCGTGGAGACCGCACTCAATCCGGAGCAGGGCTTGGCCGCGCTGGGGTGGCGACAGGCCCCACAGCCCCTGGAAGGGGCCCGACGTGGCACTCCCCGGTGATTCCATCCTCGCCTCCCCCGGGACCAAGAGGTCCACGCGGTCCGATGGCCGGCGCCCGCCCGCGCCGGCCTCGTACCCGGTGCGCACGGAGGAGGACCTGCTGACGGTCCGCCACGCGGTGCGCGCGGCCACCGTCGAGGTGGGCTTCGGCCTGGTGGACCAGACCCGTGTGGTCACGGCCGCCAGCGAACTCGCCCGTAACGCCTATGTCCACGGGGGCGGCGGCACGGTGACCCTGGAGTATCCGCGCGATCCCCGGGGGCGGCGGGGGCTGCGGCTGATCGTCAAGGACGAGGGGCCGGGGATCGCCGACCTCGACGTGGCGCTCACCGACGGCTTCACCACCGGCTCGGGCCTGGGCCACGGGCTGGGCGGCGCCCGGCGGCTGATGGACGAGTTCTCGGTGCGCACCGGCCCGGGTGAGGGCACGGTGGTGGTCGCCACTCGCTGGACGGTCCGGTGACCGATACCTTCACGGCGCCCACCGTCGAGGTGCGCGTCGACCACCACAGCGCCGTGCATCTGGCCGCCGAGGCGGCGCGTGGGGTGGCCCGGGAGTGCGAGCTGCCGGGGGCACTGCCCGACCAGGCGGCGGTGATCGCCTCGGAGCTGGCGACCAACCTGGACAAGCACGCCAGCGACGGCACGCTCTACGTCCAGCCACTGCCGCTGGGCCACGGGGTGGAGATCCTCACCGCCGACCGCGGCCCCGGTATGCACGACCCCGAGCGCTGTCTGGCGGACGGCTACACCACGTCCGGAACGCTGGGGGTCGGGCTCGGCGCCGTCAAGCGGATGGCGACCCACTTCCAGATGCGCAGCGCCGACGGCAGCCACGCGGGCACCTGGGCCTGCGCCCGGCTCACCGCGCCGGGCGAGCAGCGGCCGGAGTGGCAGGGGGTGGGCGCGGTCTGTCTGCCCGCAGAGGGGGAGGAGGGCTGTGGCGACGCCCGCGCGATCGTCGACACGGACTCCGCCCGCACCGCGGTCGTCCTGGACGGTCTCGGCCACGGCCAGCTGGCCGCCGAGGCGGCCCAGGCGGCGCTGCGGACCTTCCACGCCGACCCCGACCGGCCGCTGCCGGAGGTGCTCACCCGGATGAACCGGGCTCTGCGGCACACCCGGGGGGCCGCCGTGGGCGTGCTGCGGCTGTACGCCGAACACGCCGACTACTGCGGTATCGGCAACATCCGCGCCCTCGCCCTGACCCACGACAGGGTCCGGCACCGGCTGATCGGGCAGCCCGGTATCGTCGGCTGGGGAATGCCCACCCCCCGCGTCCACGACTTCCCGCTGCCCCAGGGCGGTACGGCGGTGCTGCACAGCGACGGCATCGACGCCCGCTGGTCGCTCGACCCGCCCCCGTCCGTGCTCCGCCTCCCGCCGCCCCTGTTGTCCGCCGCACTCGCCCATGGCCATCGCCGCGTCCGCGACGACGCCACGGTGCTCGCGGCCAGGTCCCCCTTAAGGCTTCCATGACGACGAGGAACCTCACCTGCGCCACGACGGCGGGGCTCAGTCGGGCCGTTCGGGCGCTGGCCCGGGAGCACGCCCTGGACCCCGCGGTCCGGGCGCGCCTTGTGCTGTCCGCCGCCGAGGCCGCCGGGGCGGCGCTGCGGGCCGGGCGGGAGACGGGCCTCACATGGGCGTACGACCCGGCCGAGGGGCTGCTCACGGTGGGCTTGCGGACCCCGGGCGATACCGGTCCGGTGGCGGGGGACCTCCCGATGGCCCCCGACGAGGTGACCGAGGGCGAGGTGGTCTGGCGCCTCCCGGCGTCACCCCCATCCGACGCCGCGGGCGAGGCGCCCGGCGAGGACGCCCTGGCCGCGGAGGAGCTGCGCGCGGTCGTGGCCGCCGCCGACGCCCTCACCTCCGAGCACCGCCGGCTCAAGGACGAACTCGCGGAGACCAACAGCGGGGTGCTCGCCCTCTACGTCCAGCTCGACGAGCGGGACAAGCAGTTGCGCACCGCGCACGGCCAGACCCTGCGGGAGCTGGAGGACGCGCTGCGCCCGGCGCCCATCAAGGCCGACGGTCTCGAACTCGCCGTGCACTACGAACCGGCCGGCACCGACGCGCCGACCGGCGGGGATCTGTACGACTGGTTCGTGCTGCCCGACGGCACCGTCCACATCACCATCGTGGACGCCCTGGGCCATGGGGTGACCAGTACGCGCAGCGCGCTCAACGTCACCCACGCGGTGCGCACCCTGGCCCTGGAGGGCCACCGGCTCGAGTCGATCGTGGGCCGCACCGACGAGATCCTGCGCCCCTTCGACCGATCCGTGATGGCCACCGTGCAGCTCGCCCGGATCGATCCGGCCTCCGGTGAGCTGTGGCTGGCCAATGGGAGCCATCCGCCGGCGCTGCTGCTGCGCCGCGACGGGACGGCCCGGTATCTGGAGGCCCGGGGGCGGGGGATCGGCTTTCCGCTGCCCGGCAGCGAGACCCCGCTGACCGAGCGGCTGGCCCCCGGGGACCTCCTCCTGCTCTACACCGACGGTCTCACCGAGAGCCGCCGGGACCCGATCGAGGGCGAGAAGCGCCTGATCGAGGCCGCGCACAAGCATCTGCGGAGCCCGACGGAGGAGGTCCCCGGCGCCATCGCGGAGGATATGCACACGGTGATCCTGCATCCGGATGACACCCTCGCGCTGGCGGTGCGGCTCACCGGTCAGTGATCGGCGGCCGGGCCGAGGCGCTGCCGCGGGATACGGCCCCGCCGGAGGTCCCGCTGACGGGGGACCGGAGGCGGGAGCGGGCGCTCGTCGTGCGGCTGGGCACGGACCAGCTGCTCGAACAGGGGACGCGCCGCGACCAGCGCCTCCCGCATCCGCTCCGTGGCCGTCTCGCCCTCGTGCACCCGCGCCGCCATGGCGTGCAGCCGGCGGTAGCCCTCGATCTCCTCGGGGTGACGGACGGACAGCGCGTCCATCCGCTTCTCCTCGGACTCGGCCGGATAGCCGCGGTCCACGGCCAACGCGCCCAGCAGCCGGTCGGCTTCGTGCAGGGCCCATCCGGGGGAGTCCACGAACCGCTCCTGCAAGCCCGCCCACCGTGCCGCGTACTGCTCCCTGGCTTCCGAGGGCAGGCTTCGGACCGGCAGCTCGCCCTTGCGGCCCTGCCGCACCGAGGGGGCGATCACAAGACCGGCGATGGCGGCCAGTGCCGCCAGCAGGATGATGAGCGTGACAGTTGACATCGCTGTGCCTTCCGCAGAGATTTTCCTCGCTCGAGGCTGGTATCACCGAGTGTTACCGGTGATCTGGGCGGCAAACACGGCACCTTTGGACCGAGTCCCTCAATTCCCTGTGGTGACGGAGATGATGGCGAGGTCACCGGTGCGGGTGAGGTGGGGGCGAACACCGTGAGTGATCGGAAAGAGGTCCGTTTTGTCGCGGTCCACGATGTCGCCGACGATGCGTCCGACCCGGATCGGGGTCCCGCCCCGGGCTGACTTATGGAGCGTCAGGGTCCAGCCGGCGGCGTCCCCTTCGCCGTCACGGGCCTCCCGGATCCGCTCGTACGGGACGGTGAAGCGGAACCGTCCGCCGTCGAGCGCCGTGACCCCGGTGAGAAACGGGCGGGCCGGGCCCTTGGACGGGGTGGCCACCGCGGTCGGCGCGGCGTCGGGCCCGAACCGCGCCCCGTGCAGGGTCCCTTCGACGGCGATCCCCTCGGCGTCCAGGCGGATCACCCGGGCCTCGGCGTGGGCCGGGCGCCGCCAGGCGCGCAGCGCGAGATAGCCGTCGACGGTGGGGTACGGGATCCACCAGGTGAACGGGGAGCCGGGCAGCGGCTCCAGGTCCAGCAGCCCGCGCCCCTCGGCGAAGCGGCAGCCGACCCGGCGGCGCACCCCGTCGGAGGGGCGGACCACATGCAGATCCCAGCGGCCCTCGTCGAGGTCGAGCGTCGCCCGGTCGAGCGTGGCCGTCCAGGGCGCGGACGGCGCGCCGCCGACCGGGGGCAGCAGCGGTACGTGGAACGGGGGCTCGTCGCTCTTGCGGCGGGTGACGGTCAGTTCGAGCCCGCCGCCGTGCAGACCGGCGGGCTCCAGCAGCACCGCCAGATTGCCCTCGGCGGTGACCCGGCAGGACGCGACGGGCCGCAGGGGTTTGCGGATCAGCTGCTTGACCGCGCCCTTGAGGGTGCCGGTCAGCGGCGCTCCGGCCGACCGGGCCAGCAAGGGCGCGGCCACCCGGCGCCGGTGGGCCGGGGCCGCGGCGCCGCGGGCGGTGTGGAGCTCCTCGATCAGTCGCTCGTAACTGGCCGCCACGCGCTCGGGTGCGTATCGCTGCGCCGCGATCCGGGCCGCCGCGCCCATCGAGCGGCGCAGTTCGTCGTCCTCGATCAGGGTCAGCAGCCCCTTGGCGATCCCGTCCGCGTCGCCGACCGGCACCAGCAGTCCGTCCCGGCCATCGGTGATGATCTCGCCCGGACCGTGCGGGCAGTCGGTGGCGACCACGGGCACCCCGCAGTGCATCGCCTCGACGATCGTCATGCCGAACGACTCCTCGCGGGAGGTGACGGCGGCGATCGCGCCCTTGGCCCACTCGGTCTCGATGGGGGAGTAGGCGCCCATCAGGGTGATGTGATCGGCCAGCCCGAGCTCGTCGATCTGGCGGCGCAGGGAGGGGAGTTGGGGGCCGCGGCCGTAGATGCGCAACCGCCAGTCGGGGTGTTTGGCGGCCACCTTTTCCCAGGCGGCCACCAGCAGGTCGTAGCGCTTGACGGGGATCAGCCGGCCCGCGGCCACGACGAGTTTGGCGCGGCCGTCGGAGGGCTCGATCCCGGTGGCGGGCACCCCGTTGGGCAGGGCGGTCAGCCGGGTGGTGACACCGGGGAGATGGGCCCGGTGGGTGGCCGCGTCGGCCTCGGAGACGGAGGTGTACGCGTCGAGGTGGGGGATCGCGGCGTCGCAGGCGGCGCGGATCTCGGCGCGGTGGGTGCCGTGGAGGCGGTGCTCCTGGCCGATCCGCAGAAAGCGGCCGGATCGGCCGAGCGCGGCGAGGTAGATGACCAGTCCGGGGCGGGTGGCGATGACGACATCGGCGTCGGTGCGGTCGAGGTACTCGGCGACGCGTTCGTCGGTGAGCGCGTTGAAGTTGGTGGTGCCCTTGGCCTCGGCGGCGGGGATGTGGGCGCTGGGCCGGGTCAGCAGCGGATGGCCGAGGTCGGCGGCGCGGCGCCCGGCGTGGGGCCGGTCCTCGTGGGGGCGCAGATCGATCAGGGGGCTGAGCCGCACGGCGGGGTGCAGGGGGAGGTTCGGGGTGTCGATGGTGCGGATCAGGGAGACGATCTCCACGGTGTGGTGGGCGGCGAGCGCCCCGGCCACATTGAAGGTCGACCGGATGGTTCCGCCGATGCCATAGGCGTTGTGGAGCAGGAAAGAAATCTTCATGGTGATGTACGCGCGGCAGGGCTGAACTGCCGCGACGTGCCCTCCCCTCCGAGGCCGTGCTTCGTTCTGGTTCCGAGCCAGGCTGCATTGCGCCGATATGGGGCCGGTGTGATGCCGGTATGGAACCAGTAAGGATTGATCGGTCCGTAAGACTGGCTGGGGCCGCGAAGGTTGCTTATGCGTGTGGTGATATGGGATCCACCACATTCGGAAAAGGGATTACAACCTTCCCCGGGGTCTGGGAGTCTGCGGGATGTCCGTGCGGTGGCCGTACGGGCCCGATACCGACCAGGGGTGGACAGAGAAATGAACGACTCCGGTGCGAAGCGGACCGTGGGTGCGGCCATCGCGGTGGTGGCGGCGCTCGGGCTGATGACCGGATGCGGCAGCGACTCCGGCGACGGCAAGGCGGACGGCGCCAAGCAGGCGGGCAGCGCCGAGCAGGGCGACGGCGCTTCGCAGGGGGACAAGGCCGCGGGCTCCGGCCAGGACGCGAAGCCGCTGTCCGCGTCCGCCCTGGAGCGGGCCGCCCTGACCAATGGCGAGGTCAAGGGGCTCGAGGTGCAGAAGATGACGGACAAGGAGGTCGGCGAGGGCGGCTCGGCCAAGACCGGCAAGGCCGCGTGCCGACCGATGGCCGCGCTGATGGGGAGCCGGTACGACCCGGCGCCCAAGGCCAGCGTCCACCGCGCCTACGCCACCGACCTCACCAAGGCGAAGGTCGGCTCCACCGGCCTGATCCGGATCTCCTCCTACGGACCGGGCGACGCCGAGCGCACGGTGAAGGACCTGCGCGAGGCCGTCACCGCCTGTCAGGGCGGCTTCCCCGCCGAGGACGGCTCGGGCGGGAAGGC
This genomic interval from Streptomyces asiaticus contains the following:
- a CDS encoding DNA-directed RNA polymerase subunit alpha, with the translated sequence MLIAQRPSLTEEVVDEFRSRFVIEPLEPGFGYTLGNSLRRTLLSSIPGAAVTSIRIDGVLHEFTTVPGVKEDVTDLILNIKQLVVSSEHDEPVVMYLRKQGPGLVTAADIAPPAGVEVHNPDLVLATLNGKGKLEMELTVERGRGYVSAVQNKQVGQEIGRIPVDSIYSPVLKVTYKVEATRVEQRTDFDKLIVDVETKQAMRPRDAMASAGKTLVELFGLARELNVDAEGIDMGPSPTDAALAADLALPIEELELTVRSYNCLKREGIHSVGELVARSEADLLDIRNFGAKSIDEVKAKLAGMGLALKDSPPGFDPTAAADAFGADDDADAGFVETEQY
- the rplQ gene encoding 50S ribosomal protein L17, whose product is MPKPTKGARLGGSAAHERLLLANLATALFEHGRITTTEAKARRLRPVAEKLVTKAKKGDLHNRRLVLQTIRDKSVVHTLFTEIGPRYENRPGGYTRITKIGNRRGDNAPMAVIELVEALTVQQEAVGEAEAATKRTAKDAAGDQAAADLKKETPAAEATEAPAEAEAEESKDA
- the truA gene encoding tRNA pseudouridine(38-40) synthase TruA; protein product: MSDEAAPGFVRVRLDLSYDGKDFSGWAKQRERRTVQGELESALRTVTRSAETFELTVAGRTDAGVHARGQVAHVDLPEALWAEHRDKLLRRLAGRLPHDVRVWRVAEAPSGFNARFSAIWRRYAYRVTDHPGGVDPLLRGHVLWHDWPLDVDAMNAASIRLLGEHDFAAYCKKRDGATTIRTLQRLDWVRGADGVITATVRADAFCHNMVRSLVGALLFVGDGHRPPDWPAKVLSAGLRDSAVHVVRPHGLTLEEVGYPADDQLAARNRESRNKRSLPGATAIGSGCC
- a CDS encoding STAS domain-containing protein translates to MTTSEAAVRERLTRALHERGEEIADRWVELQMEQALLDTDIGEAELREEADALIEALVPGLQSGVPVDRVVTSSPGLHEAVVGLSMRRARAGATPTATALAVLALKEALLKAVQRDTRDAEELFASAVFMNRLLDVAGALSFETYVEGREEIIRRQSQQLMEQSTPVVRLWRQVLAVPLIGTLDTARTQVVMENLLQAIQDHEALVAIIDITGVPTVDTAVAQHLMQTVNAVRLMGADCVISGVRPSIAQTIAQLGIDLSTILTRATLADALAAAIKLIDGPGPDGDEGDGR
- a CDS encoding STAS domain-containing protein, coding for MTGHRSPGVPILRLGDVLVTGLLNELDDRTAIAFTEELTERISAEGARGVLIDISRLEVIDSFVARTLMELTTVARLLGARVIVAGMRPPVAITLVELGIELVGVETALNPEQGLAALGWRQAPQPLEGARRGTPR
- a CDS encoding anti-sigma regulatory factor, producing the protein MALPGDSILASPGTKRSTRSDGRRPPAPASYPVRTEEDLLTVRHAVRAATVEVGFGLVDQTRVVTAASELARNAYVHGGGGTVTLEYPRDPRGRRGLRLIVKDEGPGIADLDVALTDGFTTGSGLGHGLGGARRLMDEFSVRTGPGEGTVVVATRWTVR
- a CDS encoding SpoIIE family protein phosphatase yields the protein MTDTFTAPTVEVRVDHHSAVHLAAEAARGVARECELPGALPDQAAVIASELATNLDKHASDGTLYVQPLPLGHGVEILTADRGPGMHDPERCLADGYTTSGTLGVGLGAVKRMATHFQMRSADGSHAGTWACARLTAPGEQRPEWQGVGAVCLPAEGEEGCGDARAIVDTDSARTAVVLDGLGHGQLAAEAAQAALRTFHADPDRPLPEVLTRMNRALRHTRGAAVGVLRLYAEHADYCGIGNIRALALTHDRVRHRLIGQPGIVGWGMPTPRVHDFPLPQGGTAVLHSDGIDARWSLDPPPSVLRLPPPLLSAALAHGHRRVRDDATVLAARSPLRLP
- a CDS encoding PP2C family protein-serine/threonine phosphatase yields the protein MTTRNLTCATTAGLSRAVRALAREHALDPAVRARLVLSAAEAAGAALRAGRETGLTWAYDPAEGLLTVGLRTPGDTGPVAGDLPMAPDEVTEGEVVWRLPASPPSDAAGEAPGEDALAAEELRAVVAAADALTSEHRRLKDELAETNSGVLALYVQLDERDKQLRTAHGQTLRELEDALRPAPIKADGLELAVHYEPAGTDAPTGGDLYDWFVLPDGTVHITIVDALGHGVTSTRSALNVTHAVRTLALEGHRLESIVGRTDEILRPFDRSVMATVQLARIDPASGELWLANGSHPPALLLRRDGTARYLEARGRGIGFPLPGSETPLTERLAPGDLLLLYTDGLTESRRDPIEGEKRLIEAAHKHLRSPTEEVPGAIAEDMHTVILHPDDTLALAVRLTGQ
- a CDS encoding glycosyltransferase family 4 protein, producing the protein MKISFLLHNAYGIGGTIRSTFNVAGALAAHHTVEIVSLIRTIDTPNLPLHPAVRLSPLIDLRPHEDRPHAGRRAADLGHPLLTRPSAHIPAAEAKGTTNFNALTDERVAEYLDRTDADVVIATRPGLVIYLAALGRSGRFLRIGQEHRLHGTHRAEIRAACDAAIPHLDAYTSVSEADAATHRAHLPGVTTRLTALPNGVPATGIEPSDGRAKLVVAAGRLIPVKRYDLLVAAWEKVAAKHPDWRLRIYGRGPQLPSLRRQIDELGLADHITLMGAYSPIETEWAKGAIAAVTSREESFGMTIVEAMHCGVPVVATDCPHGPGEIITDGRDGLLVPVGDADGIAKGLLTLIEDDELRRSMGAAARIAAQRYAPERVAASYERLIEELHTARGAAAPAHRRRVAAPLLARSAGAPLTGTLKGAVKQLIRKPLRPVASCRVTAEGNLAVLLEPAGLHGGGLELTVTRRKSDEPPFHVPLLPPVGGAPSAPWTATLDRATLDLDEGRWDLHVVRPSDGVRRRVGCRFAEGRGLLDLEPLPGSPFTWWIPYPTVDGYLALRAWRRPAHAEARVIRLDAEGIAVEGTLHGARFGPDAAPTAVATPSKGPARPFLTGVTALDGGRFRFTVPYERIREARDGEGDAAGWTLTLHKSARGGTPIRVGRIVGDIVDRDKTDLFPITHGVRPHLTRTGDLAIISVTTGN